One window of the Trifolium pratense cultivar HEN17-A07 linkage group LG2, ARS_RC_1.1, whole genome shotgun sequence genome contains the following:
- the LOC123908882 gene encoding E3 ubiquitin-protein ligase CIP8-like has protein sequence MSRYLSSNPFATLLSDSDSDTDSLSQFVTDLFENRSPSDPACPWEDEDDPIYLNPFSVLACDEAESQPQPELELELGFGDEYENEIDDTQYNDNYDQVFDFSVGGVDDDSSGLRVVEFGTDSESSGNDDEFDYRGENDDGDERVGGICWDSLCLEDHRSILNDWEEVVEERVNEDANEIGESSSLLIEDEVDVDDDRSVTSGFEEEEEEPGEEALRYLEWEILLAFNNLERSGGLEHEDESLNNLYLAVHDSIISGNNDYDVLFGQLMENESGLKGSPPAAKSFVENLPLVELTEEELKEKDVVCAVCKDEVMVEEKVRKLPCSHCYHGDCILPWLSIRNTCPVCRFELPTDDADYEQSKIRSVAGDLLEFAT, from the coding sequence atgtctcgTTATCTTTCTTCAAATCCCTTCGCAACGCTTCTCTCAGATTCAGATTCTGACACTGACTCACTGAGTCAATTCGTCACCGATCTCTTCGAAAATCGTTCCCCTTCCGATCCCGCTTGTCCTTGGGAAGATGAAGATGATCCAATATACCTAAACCCTTTCTCCGTTCTCGCTTGCGATGAAGCTGAATCTCAACCACAACCagaattagaattagaattaggGTTTGGTGATgaatatgaaaatgaaattgatgATACTCAATATAATGATAATTATGATCAAGTTTTCGATTTTTCAGTGGGTGGTGTTGATGATGATTCTAGTGGGCTTAGGGTTGTTGAATTTGGTACTGATTCGGAATCGAGTGGgaatgatgatgaatttgatTATAGGGGAGAgaatgatgatggtgatgagaGGGTTGGTGGAATTTGTTGGGATAGTCTTTGTTTGGAGGATCATAGGAGTATTTTGAATGATTGGGAGGAAGTGGTAGAGGAGAGGGTGAATGAGGATGCAAATGAGATTGGAGAATCTTCTAGTTTGTTGATTGAAGATGaggttgatgttgatgatgatcgGTCAGTGACATCGGGgtttgaagaggaagaagaggaaCCGGGCGAAGAGGCGTTGAGGTATTTGGAGTGGGAGATTCTACTAGCTTTTAATAATTTAGAGAGGAGTGGTGGATTGGAACATGAAGATGAGAGTCTTAATAATTTGTATTTAGCTGTTCACGATAGTATTATATCGGGAAACAATGATTATGATGTTCTTTTTGGACAGTTAATGGAGAATGAGAGTGGTTTGAAGGGTAGTCCACCAGCGGCGAAGAGTTTCGTGGAGAATCTTCCTTTGGTGGAACTGACGGAGGAGGAGTTGAAAGAGAAGGATGTTGTGTGTGCTGTTTGTAAAGATGAGGTAATGGTTGAAGAGAAGGTGAGGAAGCTACCTTGCTCACATTGTTACCATGGAGATTGTATTTTGCCGTGGTTGAGTATTCGTAACACGTGTCCTGTTTGTCGGTTCGAGTTGCCAACAGATGATGCTGATTACGAGCAGAGTAAGATTCGTAGTGTGGCTGGTGATCTGTTGGAGTTTGCAACATAG